From Magnetococcales bacterium:
CGTGCGGTATTCGAGTTGGCGCCCGGCAGTAAAGCCGCCGACGAGTTCCTCATGCTCGCCACCGAACTTTTCCCGGCCCCAGGGATGGCCATGGCCGGCTAAACATAGGAGAGCACACTTCATGTCCGATACCCCAGACACCTCCAGCAGCAAAGATCCCGAGGCCGGGAATCCGGAATCTTCCGGGCCACCGGTCCGGCGTCGTCGGGGTCAGTCAGCCATCATTCCTCTGGGTAACTACAATGAGTGTGGCGACTGCTCCGCCATGGTGCTGGAGCAATTCGCCAAGAGCTTCGACAAGAGTGCCAAACGCTGGGAGTTGATCGTTTATCCCTCCCTGTTCGCTTTCATCATCCTGGCCATGTACGGCTTTTTCCTCATCTACAGCCTGACCCAGGACATTCGCACCATGGCCACCTCCATCGATCCCAAGATGGGGGCCAACATGGGATCGCTCTCTGCCAATATTCGCACCCTTTCGGACAATGTGGAGCTGATGTCCACCCATCTGGAATACATCAGCGACAATATGGAAACCATGTCGGTGGATATGCAAACCATGGCGGAGAGCGTGGAACATATGACCGATAGCGTACATGCAATGAACAAAGATGTATCTGACATGAACAAGAACGTCATGTTGATGGCTAAAATCATGGAGGATATGGGTACAAAGCTTAATTCTCTTGGACCCATCACAACCAACATGACCGCCATGAATCAGGCCATGCAGACGCTTACCGCCTATGTCTCCCGCATGGGCTACGATATGAACTCCGCCACACGCCCCATGAGCTTCATCAATCGCTTCATGCCCTGGTAACCGGTAATCCGTTCCCGAGTACCGACCGGAGATAACTCTTTCCGGTCGGTACTCGACGTCTCACAATCGCACCCTCTTTTTACCATCCCGCTCTATAAGAAAAGGCGTAGGAACCAGAGACCAATCCGGTTGTGCGCAGTTCGTGAAGAATTTGTTCCTTGTCGTTTCTTCGTACAAGCTTTCCCTCCATTTCGTGAAAAATATAGGGATAGTGGGCCACGCTCTCAAACAGAGCGGCGGAACGTGTCAGACGATACAGGCGATCATTTGAATCCGATCCTTGCCCGCCCAGCTTGTAAGGATGTAAAGAAAGCAAAAGCGTTGGCCGATGTTCCTGCAGAAACGGCGCGATAGTAGGAACCACGTCATACTCGGCTCCTTCGATGTCGATCTTGATCAATGAGACATTGGGCATGTCAATTTGGGAAAGAAATCGCTTGGCATCGTATAATGGCATTTCACCAATCGGTTTGATGCTGTTATCGCGGCTTTCAAAATTGTAAGAAAGCAAACTGGAACCACTATTGCCCGGATGATCATTGAATATCGGCGCCCAGCCGTCGTGACAAGCAAAACCCGCTTCGATCAACGTCATCTTCAACCCGAGCTTCGGGTTAAGGGAGAGATTACGACGCAAGATATTCAGAGCTACCGGGTCGGGTTCGAACAAGAAGACTTTCGAGGCCAAATGGGCGCAGAAAAGTGCTGTACCACCAATCCAGGCACCGACATCGATTACTGTGCTACCTGGAATGATAAACCTTTCAAAGAGGCTGAATAGATTTGGTTCCCACACCCCTTCTTCAACCATGTCCCACCATTTGGTATAGTGCTCGGAAGCCACGAAAAATCTGCGTCCTCTCACCACAACGGCTCGAGGTGGTGCATGAGTATCCATAGAATGTTCCTTTTCAGGTATCTGTTCAGGTATACGGGGGTTTGGGGGGGATTATCCCCCCCAAACCCCCTTATTCCATTTCTGTTTCATTCGTTCATTAATACGGGGGTCCGGGGGCGATTAT
This genomic window contains:
- a CDS encoding FkbM family methyltransferase, translated to MASEHYTKWWDMVEEGVWEPNLFSLFERFIIPGSTVIDVGAWIGGTALFCAHLASKVFLFEPDPVALNILRRNLSLNPKLGLKMTLIEAGFACHDGWAPIFNDHPGNSGSSLLSYNFESRDNSIKPIGEMPLYDAKRFLSQIDMPNVSLIKIDIEGAEYDVVPTIAPFLQEHRPTLLLSLHPYKLGGQGSDSNDRLYRLTRSAALFESVAHYPYIFHEMEGKLVRRNDKEQILHELRTTGLVSGSYAFSYRAGW